From Calothrix sp. PCC 6303, a single genomic window includes:
- a CDS encoding ABC transporter ATP-binding protein encodes MTFAPPSKTLQRFFRYFFVYKKQVLNVLLLVTLSATCLATPPFLIGWSIDNLIKPGDWQGLVRMLTILLGIYFIGNQIIRVQIRRIGWIMQSVLAALRQDIFTKIQILPLSFFNRSQSGDLMSRLLNDVNTVEQTFGFSVAQNVGSLFSLIGIAIAMLSINLQLGLVSNFVVPLMVFATGLFSTWARTRFRVTRQTIGQLSARLEEDINSVREAQAFNRIQRNIENFDVINAANRDANVQAVAITAAFIPSIDFLNTLGTAGVMAYGGYLAVTGAATVGTVTAFLLYVQQFFQPIQVLSQFYTQVQSAIAGLERIFLLLDEPVILQDAANATEMPYIKGEVKFTDVEFSYGEEQIALQSINFTAKPGQTVALVGETGSGKSTIINLILRFYDVTAGTVAIDGIDVRSVTQASLRRQIGIVLQDTVLLSGTVAENIAFGKPEATQAEIEAAAQVANVHEFIISLPQGYATKLGETGISLSQGQQQLISIARAILINPRILILDEATSSIDTRTEALVQEAISRLLKERTSFVIAHRLSTITNADILLVIQKGRIIERGSHEELMSKNGVYANLHALQLGK; translated from the coding sequence ATGACTTTTGCACCACCATCCAAGACATTACAAAGATTCTTCCGCTATTTCTTTGTTTACAAAAAACAGGTTTTAAATGTCCTATTGCTGGTTACTCTCAGCGCTACCTGTTTAGCAACTCCACCTTTTTTAATTGGTTGGTCTATTGATAATCTCATTAAACCTGGTGATTGGCAGGGTTTGGTGAGAATGTTGACGATTTTGCTCGGAATCTACTTTATTGGTAATCAAATAATTAGAGTCCAAATCCGCCGGATTGGCTGGATTATGCAGAGTGTATTAGCGGCACTACGTCAAGATATTTTTACAAAAATTCAAATATTACCCCTTAGTTTCTTCAATCGGAGTCAATCGGGTGATTTGATGAGTCGGTTACTCAACGACGTAAATACAGTTGAACAAACCTTTGGGTTTTCGGTAGCGCAAAATGTGGGCAGTTTGTTTAGTTTAATCGGAATAGCGATCGCTATGTTGTCGATTAACTTGCAATTAGGTTTAGTTAGTAATTTTGTTGTCCCGTTGATGGTGTTTGCTACGGGTTTATTTTCCACTTGGGCAAGAACCAGATTTCGTGTCACCAGACAAACCATCGGTCAACTTTCCGCCCGATTGGAGGAAGATATTAATAGTGTGCGGGAAGCACAGGCTTTTAATCGGATTCAGCGCAACATCGAAAATTTTGATGTTATCAATGCTGCAAACCGCGATGCAAATGTCCAAGCAGTGGCAATTACAGCTGCGTTTATTCCCTCCATCGACTTTTTAAACACCTTGGGAACAGCAGGTGTCATGGCTTATGGGGGATATTTAGCAGTTACAGGTGCAGCAACAGTTGGTACAGTTACAGCATTTTTACTTTACGTCCAACAGTTCTTTCAACCCATCCAAGTTTTGAGTCAATTCTATACTCAAGTGCAATCAGCGATCGCTGGATTGGAAAGAATCTTTCTGCTACTGGATGAACCTGTAATTTTACAAGATGCTGCAAATGCGACAGAAATGCCATACATCAAAGGTGAGGTGAAATTTACTGATGTGGAATTCAGCTATGGTGAGGAACAGATAGCGCTTCAAAGCATCAACTTTACTGCTAAACCAGGACAAACAGTAGCATTAGTTGGGGAAACAGGTTCTGGGAAAAGCACAATAATTAACCTGATTTTACGCTTTTATGATGTTACCGCAGGCACAGTGGCAATTGACGGGATTGATGTTCGCAGCGTTACCCAGGCAAGTTTACGTCGTCAAATCGGTATCGTTCTTCAGGATACAGTGTTACTTAGCGGTACAGTTGCTGAGAATATCGCCTTTGGGAAGCCAGAGGCAACCCAAGCCGAAATTGAAGCCGCAGCCCAAGTTGCCAATGTTCATGAATTTATTATTAGCTTACCCCAAGGTTACGCCACAAAATTGGGAGAAACTGGAATTAGTCTCAGTCAAGGGCAACAGCAATTAATTAGTATTGCCAGAGCGATTTTAATTAATCCCCGCATCCTGATTTTAGATGAAGCTACCAGCAGCATTGATACCCGCACCGAAGCATTAGTTCAAGAGGCAATTTCTCGGTTATTAAAGGAACGTACTAGTTTTGTAATTGCCCATCGTCTTAGTACAATTACGAATGCAGATATACTACTAGTAATTCAAAAGGGAAGAATTATAGAGCGTGGAAGTCATGAAGAATTGATGAGTAAAAATGGTGTATATGCAAATTTACATGCTTTGCAGCTTGGCAAGTAG
- a CDS encoding CHASE2 domain-containing serine/threonine-protein kinase, translated as MTGIIQKLRAALVKYQTPSSPLLDADSRNTPVYRDTLNNAPKNLLLTVLLSSAGVTALVLGVRSLQLLQPMELLMYDGMMRLSREGYAEPDPRLLLVEVTQEDVNKQLYPLTDATVNQILQKLQSYQPRIVALNINRSNQKNLGSGLTEKEQSKIIGVCRLAESNTGTPEIPAPQNLGENNIGFSDLISDDSDRIVRRSLLSAKPEANTRCNTSYSFAAMAALNYLEQQNIYSSFNQHQQLKIGDTIIPPLKSDSGNYEKLDARGYQVLINYRRPDALARRVNISQILNNQVKPEWVKDKLVMIGVTAESVTDSKAIYTPYSNSPSQPIVTPPLYIHAQVVSQILSTVLDGKPLIWYWQNWGENLWVFAWALLGGVLALRSRHPYLILVLEGITVILLVGIGYILFIQGGWIPILPAAIALVMSSIGVVTYTAYRTQQQTKIIIIEVEKQQEAIAQLSALLQETRIQDIHSHPLPPANIPEKQTGDFLLAGRYQITRVLGSGGFGCTYLAKDTQRPNEPNCVVKQLMPARRDPRFLEVARRLFDTEAEILQVLGKHHQIPDLLAYFEEEQEFYLVQEYIQGKLLSEELPPNHQIKDQKFVVSLLKDILEVLSFVHAHRVIHRDIKPTNIIRNSQNNRLVLIDFGAVKTMQPPNLEKTELATIVIGTRGYAPPEQLAGHPRLCSDIYALGIIAIQSLTGIPAYEFQTNLETGSVQWQDACEVREELAKILDKMVLYHFSDRYQTAAQVLEDLNKLVI; from the coding sequence ATGACTGGAATTATACAAAAACTTCGGGCTGCGTTGGTTAAATATCAGACCCCAAGTTCTCCTCTGCTGGATGCTGATTCTCGAAACACCCCCGTTTATCGTGATACCCTAAACAACGCACCCAAGAATTTATTATTAACAGTTTTGCTGAGTAGTGCAGGTGTAACAGCACTAGTGCTTGGGGTAAGAAGTTTGCAATTGTTACAGCCGATGGAATTGCTGATGTACGATGGGATGATGCGTTTATCACGGGAAGGTTATGCTGAACCGGATCCACGATTATTATTAGTTGAAGTCACCCAAGAAGATGTAAATAAACAGCTGTACCCACTGACGGATGCAACTGTGAATCAGATTTTACAAAAGTTACAATCTTATCAACCCCGTATCGTTGCTTTAAATATCAATCGTTCAAATCAAAAGAATTTGGGTTCTGGTTTAACTGAAAAAGAACAATCTAAAATTATTGGTGTATGCAGACTTGCTGAGAGCAATACGGGTACACCAGAAATTCCAGCACCGCAAAACTTAGGAGAGAATAATATCGGCTTTAGTGACTTGATTTCTGATGATAGCGATCGCATTGTCCGCCGCAGTCTATTATCAGCTAAACCGGAAGCCAATACAAGGTGCAATACTTCCTATTCCTTCGCTGCTATGGCTGCTCTCAATTATTTGGAACAACAAAATATCTATTCCAGTTTTAATCAACATCAACAACTTAAAATTGGTGACACCATTATTCCCCCCCTCAAATCTGATTCTGGTAACTATGAAAAACTTGATGCCAGAGGTTATCAGGTATTAATTAACTACCGTCGTCCGGATGCACTAGCAAGACGTGTTAACATCAGCCAAATTCTAAATAATCAGGTTAAGCCAGAATGGGTTAAAGATAAATTAGTCATGATTGGTGTAACTGCTGAAAGTGTAACTGATAGTAAGGCTATATATACTCCCTACAGCAATTCTCCAAGCCAACCTATTGTTACACCTCCTCTGTATATTCACGCACAGGTAGTTAGTCAAATTCTGAGTACTGTTCTTGATGGTAAACCTTTAATTTGGTACTGGCAAAATTGGGGAGAAAATCTTTGGGTTTTTGCTTGGGCTTTGCTTGGTGGAGTTTTGGCGCTCCGTAGTCGTCATCCTTACCTAATACTTGTTTTAGAAGGTATTACGGTAATTCTGTTGGTGGGAATTGGCTACATTTTGTTCATTCAAGGGGGATGGATTCCAATTCTTCCCGCTGCCATCGCTTTAGTAATGTCTAGTATTGGTGTCGTCACTTATACAGCTTATCGCACTCAACAGCAAACCAAAATAATTATTATCGAAGTAGAAAAACAGCAAGAAGCTATTGCTCAACTCAGTGCTTTGCTTCAAGAAACCCGTATTCAAGATATACATTCCCACCCTTTACCCCCAGCTAATATTCCAGAAAAACAAACTGGTGATTTCCTTTTGGCTGGACGTTATCAAATCACCAGGGTTTTAGGCTCAGGTGGCTTTGGATGCACTTATTTAGCAAAAGATACTCAACGCCCCAACGAGCCAAATTGTGTAGTTAAACAGCTAATGCCAGCCCGTCGTGATCCACGATTTTTGGAAGTTGCCCGCAGACTATTTGATACTGAAGCTGAAATTTTACAAGTTTTAGGTAAACATCATCAAATTCCAGATTTATTGGCATATTTTGAAGAAGAACAGGAGTTTTACTTAGTCCAAGAATATATTCAAGGTAAATTACTCTCGGAAGAACTACCGCCAAATCATCAAATTAAAGACCAGAAATTTGTTGTTAGTTTACTCAAAGATATTTTGGAAGTTTTGAGTTTTGTTCATGCTCACCGTGTAATTCACCGTGATATTAAACCTACTAATATTATTAGAAATTCTCAAAATAATCGCTTAGTGCTAATTGACTTTGGGGCTGTAAAAACTATGCAACCACCTAACTTGGAAAAAACAGAGTTAGCAACCATTGTTATTGGTACTAGGGGTTATGCACCACCAGAACAATTAGCTGGACATCCCCGGTTGTGCAGTGATATTTATGCTTTGGGAATCATTGCCATTCAATCACTGACGGGAATCCCTGCCTACGAATTTCAAACCAACTTGGAAACAGGCTCTGTACAGTGGCAAGATGCTTGTGAGGTTAGGGAAGAGTTAGCAAAGATCTTAGATAAAATGGTGTTATATCATTTTAGCGATCGCTATCAGACTGCGGCTCAAGTGTTAGAAGACTTAAACAAGTTAGTTATATAG
- a CDS encoding hybrid sensor histidine kinase/response regulator, with product MLPIKNNIPIERILAVDDTLDNLVLLQTLLEVEGYKVDMVPDGKGAIEYVENSPPDLILLDVMMPFMDGYDVTRHIRSHKEFDDIPILLLTAFHDVSVVEGLDAGANDFIRKPFDHDELLARVRSLLRLKHSLDAQREMARAREDFVSRLTHDLRTPLVAADRMLALFNQEVFCPISDDMKQAITAMSRSNNNLLEMVNTLLEVSRFEAGRKSMNFADCNLIEIIDEVVQELQLLAEEKDLIITVDNQINSDDENATCVLGDRLELRRVIGNLLGNAIKFTDSGNINICVQEIPETQAGKKQISIEIEDTGYGIAPEDLPELFKRFRQGKNKRAGSGLGLHLSQRIVETHGGKIEASSQLGKGSKFKVILPKQ from the coding sequence ATGTTGCCCATAAAAAATAATATTCCCATTGAGCGTATTCTCGCTGTAGACGATACACTAGATAACTTGGTTTTACTTCAGACACTTCTAGAGGTTGAAGGGTACAAGGTTGATATGGTTCCCGATGGTAAGGGAGCGATTGAATATGTAGAGAATTCTCCACCTGATTTGATTTTACTGGATGTAATGATGCCATTCATGGATGGCTATGACGTGACGCGTCACATTCGGAGTCATAAGGAATTTGATGATATTCCCATTTTGTTATTAACAGCTTTCCACGACGTAAGCGTTGTTGAAGGATTAGACGCGGGAGCCAATGATTTCATCCGTAAACCATTTGATCATGATGAGCTTCTAGCGCGAGTGCGATCGCTACTTCGATTAAAGCATAGTTTGGATGCCCAAAGGGAAATGGCAAGGGCAAGGGAAGACTTTGTTTCCCGTCTGACTCACGATTTGCGAACTCCCCTAGTTGCAGCAGATAGAATGTTGGCTCTTTTTAACCAAGAAGTATTTTGCCCAATTTCCGATGATATGAAGCAAGCAATTACTGCGATGAGTCGTAGCAATAATAATCTCTTGGAAATGGTGAATACTTTGCTTGAGGTTTCCCGCTTTGAAGCTGGTAGAAAGTCAATGAATTTTGCTGATTGCAACCTAATCGAGATTATTGATGAAGTTGTGCAAGAACTACAACTGCTAGCTGAAGAAAAAGATTTAATTATAACAGTAGATAATCAAATTAATTCAGATGATGAAAATGCTACTTGTGTATTAGGAGATCGATTAGAATTACGTCGTGTTATCGGTAATTTACTGGGTAATGCAATTAAATTCACCGATTCAGGCAACATTAATATTTGCGTTCAGGAAATACCTGAGACACAAGCAGGTAAGAAGCAAATATCTATCGAAATTGAAGATACAGGATATGGTATTGCTCCTGAAGATTTACCAGAATTATTTAAACGTTTTCGTCAAGGTAAAAATAAGCGCGCTGGTAGCGGTTTAGGATTACATCTATCTCAGCGCATTGTTGAAACCCATGGCGGTAAAATTGAAGCTTCTTCACAATTAGGTAAAGGTAGTAAGTTTAAAGTTATTCTTCCTAAACAATGA
- a CDS encoding XisH family protein — protein sequence MARDLFHNIVRSALEKDGWMITDDPLSIRCGGVDIQIDLGLEKLLAAEKGTEKIAVEIKNFVSASKISEFHTALGQFINYRTALRTEDPERILYLAVPSLIYHDFFNLPFTQIVVSENNLKIIVYDIEKEEIIAWKN from the coding sequence ATGGCACGCGATCTTTTTCACAACATAGTTAGGTCTGCGCTAGAAAAAGATGGGTGGATGATTACAGATGATCCATTAAGCATCCGTTGTGGTGGGGTTGATATTCAAATAGACTTAGGTCTTGAAAAACTTTTGGCAGCAGAAAAAGGTACAGAGAAAATAGCTGTTGAGATTAAAAACTTTGTCAGTGCCTCCAAAATTTCTGAATTTCATACGGCACTAGGGCAGTTTATTAATTATCGCACGGCATTACGTACAGAAGATCCAGAGAGAATTTTATATTTAGCGGTTCCATCACTAATTTATCATGACTTTTTTAATCTACCTTTTACTCAAATAGTTGTAAGTGAAAATAACTTAAAAATTATTGTTTATGATATCGAGAAGGAGGAGATTATCGCATGGAAAAACTAG
- a CDS encoding hybrid sensor histidine kinase/response regulator, producing MEEQLRILVVDDDDVDRIATRLALIKTGLPMQVFEVYDYQSALAELTAGAAAVSKMPYDCVFLDYRLPDRDGLALVRQLRKLGVKVPLIVLTSQGNERIAVELMKAGASDYLSKSRISSETLALVLRNAIRVYRAEIQAEMATQRLRETNELLTLNNQELEAQRQQIQQQNIKLIEASQLKNKFLATISHELRTPMSSIIGFSQFLLRPKYGDLTPSQRDMVKRILDNGKHLLNLLNEVLDFSKLESGDFYLKLQIVNLSLIVSSVVAELSSLAEAKKLKLKVSDSLHNSMIYNDPLRTRQILMNLISNAIKFTNQGIVQIELREVDTSMIAITVTDTGIGIKAEDLPNIFDVFHQVDQSTTRPYSGTGLGLAIVNSLVSMMGGTITVNSEVNKGSSFRVEFPRQASSTKEAISNFMLEENRIRNFRDVNHKSNSDPFFNSEYKYGRKSYDKYKRKLDSS from the coding sequence GTGGAAGAACAATTGCGGATATTAGTCGTAGATGATGATGATGTAGATAGAATAGCAACGCGCCTTGCTTTGATCAAAACTGGCTTACCAATGCAGGTATTTGAAGTCTATGATTATCAAAGTGCATTAGCCGAACTTACCGCAGGTGCCGCAGCTGTTTCAAAGATGCCTTATGACTGTGTTTTTTTAGATTATCGTCTTCCAGATAGAGATGGTTTAGCTCTTGTCAGGCAGTTACGCAAGCTTGGAGTGAAAGTACCACTAATCGTTCTCACGAGTCAAGGGAACGAACGTATCGCGGTAGAATTAATGAAAGCTGGTGCTAGCGACTATCTTTCCAAGTCAAGAATTTCATCAGAAACACTAGCGCTGGTATTACGCAATGCAATTAGAGTTTATCGAGCCGAGATTCAAGCCGAGATGGCAACTCAAAGACTTCGTGAAACTAATGAATTATTAACTTTAAATAACCAAGAATTAGAAGCTCAACGTCAGCAAATTCAACAGCAAAACATTAAGTTGATTGAAGCTTCCCAACTCAAGAATAAGTTTCTCGCTACTATCTCCCATGAATTGAGAACACCGATGAGTTCAATCATCGGTTTTTCACAATTTCTGCTACGTCCGAAATATGGTGATTTAACTCCATCACAGCGGGACATGGTAAAGCGAATTCTAGATAATGGTAAACATTTACTGAATTTATTAAATGAAGTTTTAGATTTTTCTAAGCTGGAGTCTGGAGATTTTTACCTAAAACTACAAATTGTTAATTTGTCCTTGATAGTAAGTTCTGTTGTCGCTGAACTTTCTTCTTTAGCAGAAGCGAAAAAGCTGAAGTTAAAAGTTAGTGATTCCTTGCATAACTCCATGATCTATAATGATCCTTTGCGTACTCGACAAATATTGATGAATTTAATCTCAAATGCGATTAAATTTACCAATCAAGGGATTGTTCAGATTGAGCTAAGGGAAGTAGATACTAGTATGATTGCCATTACTGTCACAGATACGGGTATAGGCATCAAAGCAGAGGATCTTCCAAACATATTCGACGTTTTCCACCAAGTAGATCAAAGTACGACTCGTCCTTATTCCGGGACAGGTTTAGGTTTAGCTATTGTCAATTCCCTAGTTTCGATGATGGGAGGTACAATCACTGTGAATAGTGAGGTTAATAAAGGTTCTAGTTTTAGAGTTGAGTTTCCTAGACAAGCATCATCTACGAAAGAAGCAATTTCCAATTTTATGCTAGAAGAAAATCGTATACGGAATTTTAGAGATGTAAATCATAAGTCGAATTCTGACCCTTTTTTTAATTCGGAATATAAATATGGACGTAAAAGTTACGATAAGTACAAAAGAAAGTTAGATTCGAGTTGA
- a CDS encoding XisI protein has translation MEKLEKYRENVKQILTKYSQYKPSYGEVEVEQIFDTERDRYQILSVGWNNQKRIYGCMMHLDIKDEKIWIQQNTTEVDIATELVEMGVPKYDIVIGFHTPKMRQLIDFGVA, from the coding sequence ATGGAAAAACTAGAGAAATATCGAGAAAATGTCAAGCAAATATTAACTAAATATTCTCAATATAAACCAAGTTATGGAGAAGTTGAGGTAGAGCAAATATTTGATACCGAACGCGATCGCTATCAAATTTTGAGTGTGGGTTGGAATAATCAAAAGCGAATTTATGGTTGTATGATGCACCTAGATATTAAAGATGAGAAAATTTGGATTCAGCAAAATACAACTGAAGTTGATATTGCCACCGAGTTAGTTGAGATGGGAGTACCAAAGTATGATATTGTGATTGGCTTTCACACTCCAAAAATGCGGCAGTTGATAGATTTTGGTGTGGCTTAA
- a CDS encoding response regulator produces the protein MSEISIVLIEDHDLTRMGLKAALQSSDILKVVGEAANAIKGLKLLETTKPDVALVDVGLPDMDGIELTRRFKQFQAEQGDSNTKILMLTMNQSEDTVLAAFAAGADSYYMKDTSIDKLAEAIQATHGGNSWIDPAIANVVLRQMRQAIPEEKTANQPKTVKIEALDSEYEQVLETYPLTQRELEILELIVAGCSNGQIAEKLYITVGTVKTHVRNILNKLCADDRTQAAVRALRSGLVA, from the coding sequence ATGAGTGAAATAAGTATTGTCCTGATAGAAGATCACGATTTGACACGGATGGGGTTAAAAGCTGCTCTACAGTCCAGTGATATTCTGAAAGTTGTTGGTGAAGCTGCAAACGCAATCAAGGGATTAAAGCTACTAGAAACTACCAAACCTGACGTTGCGCTAGTAGATGTCGGTTTGCCTGACATGGATGGGATTGAGTTGACACGCAGATTTAAACAGTTTCAAGCAGAACAAGGTGACAGCAACACAAAGATTTTAATGTTGACGATGAATCAAAGTGAGGATACGGTTTTGGCTGCATTTGCGGCTGGTGCTGACTCCTACTACATGAAAGATACAAGTATTGATAAGTTAGCCGAAGCGATTCAAGCCACTCATGGTGGTAACTCATGGATTGATCCTGCCATCGCAAACGTCGTATTACGGCAAATGCGTCAAGCTATTCCTGAAGAAAAAACTGCAAACCAACCCAAAACAGTAAAAATCGAAGCTCTCGATAGTGAGTATGAACAAGTTTTAGAAACATACCCACTCACTCAGCGTGAATTAGAAATTTTAGAATTGATTGTTGCTGGATGCAGTAATGGGCAAATAGCTGAAAAGCTGTATATCACCGTTGGGACTGTAAAAACTCACGTCCGAAATATCCTCAATAAGCTTTGTGCAGATGATCGTACTCAAGCTGCTGTTAGAGCATTAAGATCCGGTTTAGTAGCTTAA
- a CDS encoding ABC transporter ATP-binding protein, with protein MNASPASPMQSLKRALVYLNAYRWMSLGAILSLLMFIVANAITPQLFRWGIDEGIAKKDLQVVFLVGGLLVAIAFGRGLFSFGQSFWSEAVAQGVAYKLRNQLFSKVQYLSFSYHDRAPTSQLLTRVTSDIEQIRTFVGATLLQLLSSIVTLLTVSVILLVMNWRLALIALTVVPLAMGLMFWFFSKTGMLFRVARQVLGELNGVLKENLAGVRTIKAYVREEREVKRYTEKNQELLAANLKTVKAISGTFPNLFLLSNLVVLVVVGYGGNAVINRQFSIGELVAFNSYLAFILQPILQIGFAAPIIAQAAASAARMYEVIDTEVEIKDAKNAVPWNNCRGRVTFENVSFRYPGTENYALKNICFEAKPNELVAILGTTGAGKTTLVNLIPRFYDVTDGEIRIDGTNVKNFTLESMRSHIGIVFQESRLFSGTIRDNIAYAVPDAPIEDVIKVAKFARIHDFIAGLPQGYESLVGERGIGLSGGQKQRVAIARTLLADCRILILDDSTSAVDAKTASEIYQSLDKLMHSRACTTFVVAQRISTIRNADRILLLDGGEIVAQGTHEELMKSSSLYGSILESQIK; from the coding sequence ATGAACGCATCTCCAGCATCCCCTATGCAGTCTCTCAAGCGGGCTTTAGTTTACCTCAATGCTTACCGTTGGATGAGTTTGGGGGCTATTTTGAGCTTGTTAATGTTCATCGTGGCAAATGCCATCACCCCACAGTTATTTCGCTGGGGGATTGATGAAGGAATTGCCAAAAAGGATCTACAGGTAGTGTTTTTGGTAGGTGGATTGCTAGTTGCGATCGCATTCGGACGCGGATTATTTAGTTTCGGACAAAGTTTTTGGTCGGAAGCGGTTGCACAGGGGGTTGCATATAAGTTGCGAAATCAGTTATTTAGTAAGGTACAGTACCTCAGTTTTAGTTATCACGACCGCGCTCCCACTTCCCAGTTACTAACCCGTGTTACTAGTGATATTGAACAGATTCGCACGTTTGTGGGTGCGACTTTATTACAATTGCTCAGTTCGATAGTTACGCTACTCACTGTTTCCGTAATTCTATTGGTAATGAATTGGCGATTGGCTTTGATTGCTTTGACGGTGGTACCCTTAGCAATGGGTTTGATGTTTTGGTTTTTCTCAAAAACTGGGATGTTGTTTCGGGTAGCACGGCAGGTATTGGGGGAGTTAAATGGAGTTCTTAAAGAGAATTTAGCGGGGGTGCGGACAATTAAGGCTTATGTCCGCGAAGAGAGAGAAGTAAAAAGATATACAGAGAAAAATCAAGAGTTACTAGCCGCAAACTTAAAAACTGTCAAAGCAATTAGTGGGACTTTCCCAAATTTATTTCTACTGAGTAACTTGGTGGTGTTGGTGGTGGTGGGTTATGGGGGGAATGCTGTCATCAATCGGCAATTTTCCATTGGGGAGTTAGTAGCTTTCAATTCCTACTTAGCATTTATCTTACAACCAATACTCCAAATCGGTTTTGCAGCACCAATTATTGCCCAAGCTGCGGCTTCAGCAGCAAGGATGTATGAAGTAATTGATACTGAGGTGGAAATTAAGGATGCTAAAAACGCGGTTCCCTGGAATAATTGTCGGGGAAGAGTTACTTTTGAAAATGTCTCATTTCGGTATCCGGGAACTGAAAATTACGCTCTGAAAAATATCTGTTTTGAAGCCAAACCCAATGAATTGGTGGCAATTTTAGGAACAACAGGTGCAGGTAAAACCACGCTAGTGAATTTAATTCCACGTTTTTATGATGTGACAGATGGAGAAATTCGCATAGATGGCACAAATGTGAAAAACTTCACTTTGGAGAGTATGCGATCGCATATCGGTATCGTGTTCCAAGAATCAAGGCTTTTTAGTGGCACCATCCGCGATAACATTGCTTATGCGGTTCCTGATGCACCAATTGAGGATGTCATTAAGGTGGCAAAATTTGCCCGCATCCACGACTTTATCGCTGGTTTACCACAAGGTTACGAAAGTCTGGTGGGGGAAAGGGGTATCGGTTTATCAGGTGGACAAAAGCAACGGGTAGCAATTGCCAGGACTCTGTTAGCAGATTGCCGCATTTTAATTTTAGATGATAGTACCTCTGCTGTTGATGCTAAAACAGCCAGCGAAATCTATCAATCACTGGACAAATTAATGCATAGTCGCGCTTGTACGACTTTTGTAGTTGCCCAACGTATCAGTACCATCCGCAACGCTGATCGAATTTTACTATTAGATGGAGGAGAAATAGTTGCACAAGGAACCCACGAAGAATTGATGAAGAGTAGTTCACTTTATGGTTCTATTTTAGAATCTCAAATTAAATGA